In Ascaphus truei isolate aAscTru1 chromosome 5, aAscTru1.hap1, whole genome shotgun sequence, one genomic interval encodes:
- the LOC142494716 gene encoding paraneoplastic antigen Ma2 homolog, with amino-acid sequence MSPVFPCLSRSEVYEWATRLEVPPGHTLAVCGIPIDIPSMAIRVALRQHSHLRGRNALAMLDQCTEAKGHYSVLVDIGHDVNEEQGPASIWFDGPAESSCAVVYPARPIKSEPDSPHPNLEEVDRCASSSSPESYCESIVGTAADHSPPLSIAPVPTSGRNEIQMLAQSLAELGGARAEASMQQQYRKLKIFSGTKPTPTGEEAFDAWIEYTSQVVEEWTCPELVKRQRIMECLRTPASITIRLAKDQHADITAQKMLETLERAYGRTEDEGQLMLRYLNLRQKPGEELSVYLH; translated from the coding sequence ATGTCACCCGTATTCCCGTGCCTGTCGCGCTCAGAAGTATATGAGTGGGCCACGAGGCTGGAAGTGCCACCGGGCCACACTCTGGCGGTGTGCGGCATCCCTATAGACATCCCGTCTATGGCCATACGAGTGGCTCTGCGCCAACATTCTCATCTCCGGGGTAGAAACGCCCTAGCCATGTTGGATCAATGCACAGAGGCCAAAGGGCATTATTCAGTATTAGTGGACATTGGGCATGATGTAAATGAAGAACAAGGACCAGCTAGTATATGGTTTGACGGCCCGGCCGAGTCGAGCTGTGCGGTGGTATACCCTGCGCGGCCCATCAAGTCAGAACCTGACAGCCCTCACCCGAACTTAGAGGAGGTGGATAGGTGCGCCTCGTCTTCTTCCCCTGAGAGTTATTGTGAGTCTATCGTAGGCACAGCTGCCGACCACAGCCCGCCGCTCAGTATTGCACCAGTCCCGACTAGCGGAAGAAATGAGATTCAAATGTTAGCTCAAAGTCTTGCCGAGTTGGGAGGAGCCAGGGCTGAAGCATCCATGCAACAACAATATCGTAAATTGAAGATCTTTTCAGGCACTAAACCGACACCAACGGGCGAAGAGGCGTTCGACGCCTGGATAGAGTATACCTCGCAGGTGGTGGAGGAGTGGACATGCCCTGAGCTAGTCAAACGACAACGCATAATGGAGTGTCTACGGACCCCCGCTTCCATCACTATACGGCTGGCTAAGGATCAACATGCAGATATCACTGCTCAGAAAATGTTGGAGACGCTCGAGCGTGCTTACGGGCGGACCGAGGATGAAGGCCAACTGATGCTGAGATACCTCAATCTTCGCCAGAAACCGGGAGAGGAGCTGTCTGTCTACCTCCACTGA